One part of the Streptomyces lydicus genome encodes these proteins:
- a CDS encoding copper resistance CopC/CopD family protein has translation MVTTGPPARRSAALRVLVVAVALAGALFGGAVPASAHAALTGSTPAQGSVVDRAPEQVALTFSEGVAMGDDSIRVLDPHGKRVDRGKLRNLCSGATVKYGTGLPPGLGDGTYTVAWQAVSADSHPVSGAFTFSVGAPSKSSAAVPQQEAGGGLVGALYGIARCLAYAGFVLMVGGAAFVVACRPAAALVRSVQRLVVHGWALLTGTTVAMLLLRTPYTGSGELADVFDLGGLQQVLLTKPGAALVSRLLLLAAAALFVAVLFGAFARAHEPAGAGAESGAEGEAGAVADPAEEARRRKDLTFGLGIGGVIVATGLAATWAMAEHASTGLQPAVAMPVDVLHLLAVAAWLGGLAALLVSLYWGPPVERRAVRRFSRIAFGSVVVLAATGVYQSWRQVGTWSALTGTSYGRLLLLKVGLVAVLVGIAWVSRRWTARLGEAPAAENTAAAAEAGGTAAATDAAEATEGEQEAGEAAERRSAKTVAKAAGQVVAKAAGDVSADGPVASPTATATAASSAPDPAPDPEADPEAAPGTSPEADPEPTPDPARAAQLARQQAALRTARTKRLRDADPERLGLRRSVLAEASVAVVLLVVTTVLTATEPARTEAAVQAASGGQSTASNQPQVLTVPFDTGGPHGKGTARVDLDPGRSGNANELRLRLSDPSGKAMDVPEVKISFTQKAKKLGPLPVVPRHTGTGHWRASGVQLPVPGQWQLSLLVRTSDIDQVTEIRNVKIG, from the coding sequence ATGGTCACCACCGGGCCACCCGCGCGACGGTCCGCCGCACTGCGGGTGCTGGTCGTCGCGGTGGCGCTGGCCGGCGCGCTGTTCGGCGGCGCCGTCCCGGCGTCCGCGCACGCCGCGCTGACCGGCAGCACGCCGGCGCAGGGTTCGGTGGTGGACCGCGCACCCGAGCAGGTGGCGCTCACCTTCTCCGAGGGCGTCGCGATGGGCGACGACTCCATCCGGGTGCTGGATCCGCACGGCAAACGGGTGGACCGCGGCAAGCTGCGCAACCTGTGCAGCGGCGCCACCGTCAAGTACGGCACGGGGCTGCCGCCGGGGCTCGGCGACGGTACGTACACCGTCGCCTGGCAGGCGGTCTCCGCCGACAGCCACCCGGTGTCCGGCGCGTTCACCTTCTCGGTGGGCGCACCCTCCAAGAGCTCCGCGGCGGTCCCCCAACAGGAGGCCGGCGGCGGGCTGGTGGGCGCGCTCTACGGCATCGCGCGCTGTCTGGCGTACGCCGGGTTCGTGCTGATGGTCGGCGGCGCCGCCTTCGTGGTGGCCTGCCGGCCGGCCGCGGCCCTCGTGCGGTCCGTGCAGCGGCTGGTCGTGCACGGCTGGGCGCTGCTGACCGGCACCACCGTCGCGATGCTGCTGCTGCGCACGCCGTACACCGGGTCCGGCGAGCTCGCCGACGTCTTCGACCTGGGCGGGCTCCAGCAGGTGCTGCTCACCAAGCCGGGCGCGGCGCTGGTGTCGCGGCTGCTGCTGCTCGCCGCCGCGGCGCTGTTCGTCGCGGTGCTCTTCGGCGCGTTCGCGCGGGCCCATGAGCCGGCCGGCGCGGGCGCGGAATCCGGCGCTGAGGGGGAGGCCGGGGCCGTCGCGGACCCCGCCGAGGAGGCCCGGCGGCGCAAGGACCTGACCTTCGGGCTCGGCATCGGCGGGGTGATCGTCGCCACCGGTCTCGCCGCGACCTGGGCGATGGCCGAACACGCCTCGACCGGGCTGCAGCCGGCCGTCGCGATGCCGGTGGACGTGCTGCATCTGCTCGCCGTCGCCGCCTGGCTCGGCGGGCTGGCGGCGCTGCTGGTGTCCCTGTACTGGGGCCCGCCGGTCGAACGGAGGGCGGTGCGCCGCTTCTCGCGGATCGCGTTCGGTTCCGTGGTGGTGCTGGCGGCCACCGGCGTCTACCAGTCCTGGCGGCAGGTCGGCACCTGGAGCGCGCTCACCGGTACCTCCTACGGGCGGCTGCTGCTGCTCAAGGTGGGGCTGGTGGCGGTCCTGGTGGGGATCGCCTGGGTGTCGCGCCGGTGGACGGCGCGGCTGGGCGAGGCACCGGCGGCCGAGAACACGGCCGCCGCGGCCGAGGCGGGTGGCACGGCTGCCGCTACGGACGCGGCGGAGGCAACGGAGGGGGAGCAGGAGGCCGGGGAGGCGGCGGAGCGGCGGTCCGCGAAGACTGTCGCGAAGGCTGCCGGGCAGGTTGTCGCGAAGGCGGCGGGGGATGTGTCCGCGGATGGCCCGGTCGCTTCGCCCACCGCCACCGCCACGGCCGCGTCCTCGGCCCCCGACCCGGCCCCGGACCCTGAGGCGGACCCCGAGGCGGCCCCGGGGACATCTCCGGAAGCCGACCCCGAACCCACCCCCGACCCTGCCCGGGCCGCCCAACTCGCCCGTCAGCAGGCCGCGTTGCGCACCGCCCGTACCAAGCGGCTGCGGGACGCGGACCCGGAGCGGCTGGGGCTGCGGCGGTCCGTGCTCGCCGAGGCGTCGGTCGCCGTCGTCCTGCTGGTGGTGACGACGGTGCTGACGGCCACCGAGCCGGCCCGTACGGAGGCGGCGGTCCAGGCAGCTTCGGGCGGGCAGTCCACCGCGTCCAACCAGCCGCAGGTGCTGACCGTCCCCTTCGACACCGGCGGCCCGCACGGCAAGGGCACCGCCCGCGTCGACCTCGACCCCGGGCGCAGCGGCAACGCCAACGAGCTGCGGCTGCGGCTCTCCGACCCGTCGGGCAAGGCCATGGACGTCCCCGAGGTGAAGATCTCCTTCACCCAGAAGGCCAAGAAGCTCGGGCCGCTGCCGGTCGTCCCCCGGCACACCGGTACGGGCCACTGGCGCGCGAGCGGCGTCCAGCTGCCGGTGCCCGGGCAGTGGCAGCTCTCGCTGCTCGTACGGACCTCCGACATCGACCAGGTGACCGAGATCAGGAACGTGAAGATCGGCTGA
- the efeB gene encoding iron uptake transporter deferrochelatase/peroxidase subunit, with amino-acid sequence MSKRTEQAAGPRTAGPETTGATPATPQTSLELSRRRLLGTVGAAGAAGLVVGGAGAAIGVSATEPEQDAAKSVTTIGSTEVAFRPARARHQAGITTPLQATGHLVAFDLAPGAGRKEAAALLRRWSRTAEELMAGRAPAADTGVALDAGPSSLTVTFGFGHSFFGRTGLTARRPVQLDPLPDFSADALDPKRSNGDLWVQIGADDALVAFHALRALQKDAADSARLRWQMNGFNRTPGATARPMTARNLMGQLDGTNNPKPSDKDFDERIFVGRDAGQEWMRGGSYAVVRRIRMLLDDWEKRSRHEQERVIGRRKDDGAPLTGGSETTPMRLDATGPDGLPVIPSNAHARIAAPESNQGAAMLRRPFSFHDGYREDGAPDAGLLFVCWQADPLRAFTQVQRKLDRGDALSPFLRHEASGLFAVPPAAEPGGYVGRPLLEG; translated from the coding sequence ATGAGCAAGCGAACCGAGCAGGCGGCGGGCCCCCGGACCGCCGGCCCCGAGACCACCGGCGCCACGCCGGCCACCCCGCAGACCTCCCTGGAGCTCTCCCGCCGCCGGCTGCTCGGCACCGTCGGCGCGGCGGGCGCGGCCGGGCTGGTCGTCGGCGGGGCCGGGGCCGCGATCGGCGTCTCCGCCACCGAGCCCGAGCAGGACGCCGCGAAGTCCGTCACCACGATCGGCTCGACCGAGGTGGCGTTCCGCCCGGCGCGCGCCCGGCACCAGGCGGGGATCACCACCCCGCTGCAGGCCACCGGGCACCTCGTCGCCTTCGACCTGGCGCCCGGGGCCGGCCGCAAGGAGGCCGCCGCGCTGCTGCGCCGCTGGTCGCGGACGGCCGAGGAGCTGATGGCCGGCCGCGCCCCGGCCGCCGACACCGGGGTCGCGCTGGACGCCGGCCCGTCCTCGCTGACCGTCACCTTCGGCTTCGGCCACAGCTTCTTCGGCCGTACCGGCCTGACGGCGCGCCGTCCGGTGCAGCTCGACCCGTTGCCGGACTTCTCCGCCGACGCGCTGGACCCCAAGCGGAGCAACGGTGACCTGTGGGTGCAGATCGGCGCGGACGACGCGCTGGTCGCCTTCCACGCGCTGCGGGCGCTGCAGAAGGACGCCGCCGACAGCGCCCGGCTGCGCTGGCAGATGAACGGCTTCAACCGCACCCCGGGCGCCACCGCGCGCCCGATGACCGCCCGCAACCTGATGGGCCAGCTCGACGGCACCAACAACCCCAAGCCGTCCGACAAGGACTTCGACGAGCGGATCTTCGTGGGGCGGGACGCCGGGCAGGAGTGGATGCGCGGCGGCTCGTACGCGGTCGTCCGCCGGATCCGGATGCTGCTGGACGACTGGGAGAAGCGTTCCCGGCACGAACAGGAGCGGGTCATCGGGCGCCGCAAGGACGACGGGGCGCCGCTGACCGGCGGCTCGGAGACCACCCCGATGCGGCTGGACGCGACCGGACCGGACGGGCTGCCGGTGATCCCGTCCAACGCGCACGCCCGGATCGCCGCCCCGGAGTCCAACCAGGGCGCGGCGATGCTGCGCCGGCCGTTCTCCTTCCACGACGGCTACCGCGAGGACGGCGCCCCGGACGCCGGGCTGCTGTTCGTCTGCTGGCAGGCCGATCCGCTGCGCGCCTTCACCCAGGTCCAGCGGAAGCTGGACCGCGGGGACGCCCTGTCGCCGTTCCTGCGGCACGAGGCGAGCGGCCTGTTCGCGGTGCCGCCGGCCGCGGAGCCCGGCGGCTACGTGGGCCGGCCGCTGCTGGAGGGCTAG
- the pheA gene encoding prephenate dehydratase, which translates to MSASRYTYLGPAGTFTEAALRSLPEAATRELVPMVSVPAALDAVRAGDAAAALVPIENSVEGGVTTTLDELAAGEPLMIYREVLLPIAFALLVRPGTALDDVKTVTGHPVAQPQVRKWLAAQLPEAVWESAASNADGARLVQEGRYDGAFAGEFAATTYGLTPLVTDIHDAENAATRFVLVGRPARPAAPTGADKTSVVLWLAEDHPGALLELLQEYAVRGVSMMRIESRPTGEGIGRYCFSVDCEGHVTDRRVSEVLMGLKRVCRDVRFLGSYPRADEMTPTVRREMSDTAFTEASDWLARCLDGRR; encoded by the coding sequence ATGTCGGCCAGCCGCTATACGTATCTCGGCCCCGCGGGCACGTTCACCGAGGCCGCGCTGCGCAGCCTGCCCGAGGCGGCGACCCGCGAGCTGGTGCCGATGGTGTCGGTGCCGGCGGCGCTGGACGCGGTGCGCGCCGGTGACGCCGCCGCGGCTCTGGTGCCGATCGAGAACTCCGTCGAGGGCGGGGTCACCACCACCCTCGACGAACTCGCCGCCGGCGAGCCGCTGATGATCTACCGCGAGGTGCTGCTGCCGATCGCCTTCGCGCTGCTGGTACGCCCCGGCACGGCGCTCGACGACGTCAAGACGGTGACCGGCCACCCGGTCGCGCAGCCGCAGGTGCGCAAGTGGCTGGCGGCCCAACTCCCGGAGGCGGTGTGGGAGTCGGCGGCCTCGAACGCCGACGGTGCGCGGCTGGTGCAGGAGGGCCGTTACGACGGCGCCTTCGCGGGTGAGTTCGCGGCGACGACGTACGGCCTGACGCCGCTGGTCACCGACATCCACGACGCGGAGAACGCGGCCACCCGCTTCGTCCTGGTGGGCCGCCCGGCCCGGCCGGCGGCGCCCACCGGCGCGGACAAGACCTCGGTCGTGCTGTGGCTGGCCGAGGACCACCCGGGTGCGCTGCTGGAGCTGCTGCAGGAGTACGCGGTCCGGGGCGTCAGCATGATGCGGATCGAGTCCCGGCCGACCGGTGAGGGCATCGGCCGCTACTGCTTCTCGGTGGACTGCGAGGGGCACGTCACCGACCGCCGGGTCAGCGAGGTGCTGATGGGCCTCAAGCGGGTCTGCCGGGACGTGCGGTTCCTGGGTTCGTATCCGCGGGCGGACGAGATGACGCCGACCGTGCGGCGGGAGATGTCGGACACCGCGTTCACCGAGGCGTCGGACTGGCTGGCGCGCTGCCTGGACGGGCGTCGCTGA
- the serS gene encoding serine--tRNA ligase produces the protein MIDLRLLREDPDRVRASQRVRGEDVDLVDALLSADERRRSSSVRFDELRAEQKSLGKLIPKAAGDEKAELLKKAGELAAAVKAADAAQDEAKEETQQLLLKLGNLVHPDVPVGGEEDFRVLETHGTIRDFGTEGFEPKDHLEIGQALGAIDVERAAKVSGSRFYYLTGVGALLELALVNAAIAQATEAGFVPMLTPALVRPHAMEGTGFLGQAAENVYHLEKDDYYLVGTSEVPLAAYHMDEIVDASQLPLRYAGFSPCFRREAGTYGKDTRGIFRVHQFDKVEMFSYVAPEDAQAEHQRLLDWEKQWLTGLELPFQVIDVATGDLGASASRKFDCEAWIPTQGKYRELTSASNCDEFQARRLSVRMRESVDGKQKVRPLATLNGTLCAVPRTIVAIFENHQQADGSVRVPEVLRPYLGGREILEPLAK, from the coding sequence GTGATTGACCTTCGCCTGCTCCGTGAGGACCCCGACCGTGTGCGCGCGTCCCAGCGCGTCCGTGGAGAGGACGTCGACCTCGTCGACGCGCTTCTCTCCGCCGACGAGCGGCGCAGGTCGTCCAGCGTCCGCTTCGACGAGCTGCGTGCCGAGCAGAAGTCGCTCGGCAAGCTCATCCCCAAGGCCGCCGGCGACGAGAAGGCCGAGCTGCTGAAGAAGGCCGGCGAGCTCGCCGCGGCCGTCAAGGCCGCCGACGCCGCCCAGGACGAGGCCAAGGAAGAGACCCAGCAGCTGCTGCTGAAGCTCGGCAACCTCGTCCACCCCGACGTCCCCGTCGGCGGTGAGGAGGACTTCCGGGTCCTGGAGACGCACGGCACGATCCGCGACTTCGGCACCGAGGGCTTCGAGCCCAAGGACCACCTGGAGATCGGCCAGGCTCTCGGCGCCATCGACGTGGAGCGAGCCGCCAAGGTCTCCGGCTCGCGGTTCTACTACCTGACGGGCGTCGGCGCGCTGCTGGAGCTCGCCCTCGTCAACGCGGCCATCGCCCAGGCCACCGAGGCCGGCTTCGTGCCGATGCTGACGCCCGCGCTGGTGCGTCCGCACGCCATGGAGGGCACCGGCTTCCTCGGCCAGGCCGCCGAGAACGTCTACCACCTGGAGAAGGACGACTACTACCTGGTCGGCACCTCCGAGGTCCCGCTCGCCGCGTACCACATGGACGAGATCGTCGACGCGAGCCAGCTGCCGCTGCGCTACGCCGGTTTCTCCCCGTGCTTCCGCCGCGAGGCCGGCACGTACGGCAAGGACACCCGTGGCATCTTCCGGGTCCACCAGTTCGACAAGGTCGAGATGTTCTCGTACGTCGCGCCGGAGGACGCGCAGGCCGAGCACCAGCGGCTGCTCGACTGGGAGAAGCAGTGGCTGACCGGTCTGGAGCTGCCGTTCCAGGTGATCGACGTCGCCACCGGTGACCTCGGCGCCTCGGCCTCCCGCAAGTTCGACTGCGAGGCGTGGATCCCCACCCAGGGCAAGTACCGCGAGCTGACCTCGGCCTCGAACTGCGACGAGTTCCAGGCCCGCCGGCTGTCGGTCCGGATGCGCGAATCCGTCGACGGCAAGCAGAAGGTGCGGCCGCTCGCGACGCTCAACGGCACGCTCTGCGCCGTCCCGCGCACGATCGTGGCGATCTTCGAGAACCACCAGCAGGCGGACGGCTCCGTGCGCGTCCCCGAGGTGCTCCGCCCCTACCTGGGCGGACGGGAGATCCTGGAGCCCCTCGCCAAGTGA
- a CDS encoding HAD family hydrolase, whose protein sequence is MSAPAPAAVPPLPYTLIATDLDGTLLRPDDTVSERTRQALAAATAAGAAHIVVTGRAVPWTRHILDALDYEGLAVCGQGGQVYHAGEHRLLTSVTLDRQLAGLALSKIEAEVGPLFLAASRDGLEGEVLVGPGYRVQEGPLPNVMIDDPGELWAAPLNKVYLQHPTLDDDALALAARQVAGDLVGVTVAGEGIVELLPLGLTKATGLSLAARRLGLTAKQTVAFGDMPNDIPMFAWAAHGVAMANAHDELKAVADEVTASNEDDGIATVLERLYGL, encoded by the coding sequence GTGAGCGCACCAGCTCCGGCGGCCGTCCCGCCGCTGCCGTACACGCTCATCGCGACGGATCTCGACGGCACGCTGCTGCGTCCGGACGACACCGTCTCCGAGCGCACCCGTCAGGCGCTCGCCGCGGCCACCGCGGCGGGCGCGGCGCACATCGTCGTCACCGGCCGTGCGGTGCCCTGGACCCGGCACATCCTCGACGCCCTCGACTACGAGGGCCTCGCGGTGTGCGGCCAGGGCGGGCAGGTCTACCACGCCGGTGAGCACCGCCTCCTGACGTCGGTGACGCTCGACCGCCAGCTGGCCGGGCTCGCGCTGTCCAAGATCGAGGCGGAGGTCGGCCCGCTGTTCCTGGCGGCGAGCCGGGACGGCCTGGAGGGCGAGGTGCTGGTCGGCCCCGGCTACCGGGTCCAGGAGGGCCCGCTGCCGAACGTCATGATCGACGACCCCGGCGAGCTGTGGGCGGCCCCGCTCAACAAGGTCTACCTCCAGCACCCGACGCTCGACGACGACGCGCTGGCGCTCGCCGCGCGCCAGGTGGCCGGGGATCTGGTGGGCGTGACGGTGGCCGGTGAGGGCATCGTCGAACTGCTGCCGCTGGGCCTGACGAAGGCCACTGGCCTGTCGCTGGCCGCCCGCCGCCTGGGGCTGACCGCGAAGCAGACGGTGGCGTTCGGCGACATGCCCAACGACATCCCGATGTTCGCCTGGGCCGCCCACGGCGTGGCCATGGCCAACGCCCACGACGAGCTGAAGGCCGTCGCGGACGAGGTCACCGCCTCCAACGAGGACGACGGCATCGCGACCGTCCTGGAGCGCCTGTACGGCCTGTGA
- a CDS encoding rhomboid-like protein has product MEPPRRGQPWWSGRNPLIWARDWVRSTPGTHIWLLVIGVTSLVIASASEGLEQFLVHRTSSNIHELNEHPLPSLLISGFWIERPASFLLYVVMFELLHANVERWVGTWRWLLTVGGAHIAATLASQELVLLAIEGHRLPRSMTHVVDIGVSYGLAAAAGLLTYRLLPPWRYGYLVAVLVFFGIPLTTGATFTDFGHAIALTMGFAAWPLTPAATAGTADEEAESEP; this is encoded by the coding sequence ATGGAGCCGCCGCGCCGCGGACAGCCCTGGTGGTCCGGCCGCAACCCGCTGATCTGGGCGCGCGACTGGGTGCGTTCGACGCCCGGTACCCACATCTGGCTGCTGGTCATCGGCGTCACCAGCCTGGTGATCGCCTCCGCCTCCGAGGGGCTGGAGCAGTTCCTCGTCCACCGCACCAGCAGCAACATCCACGAACTGAACGAGCATCCGCTGCCGTCGCTGCTCATCAGCGGCTTCTGGATCGAACGCCCCGCGTCGTTCCTGCTCTACGTGGTGATGTTCGAGCTGCTGCACGCCAACGTGGAGCGTTGGGTGGGGACCTGGCGCTGGCTGCTGACCGTCGGCGGCGCGCACATCGCCGCCACCCTGGCCAGCCAGGAACTGGTGCTGCTGGCCATCGAGGGCCACCGGCTGCCGCGCTCGATGACCCATGTCGTGGACATCGGCGTCTCCTACGGCCTGGCCGCGGCCGCCGGCCTGCTGACCTACCGGCTGCTGCCGCCCTGGCGCTACGGCTACCTCGTCGCGGTGCTGGTCTTCTTCGGCATCCCCCTGACGACCGGCGCGACCTTCACCGACTTCGGCCACGCCATCGCACTGACCATGGGCTTCGCCGCCTGGCCCCTGACCCCGGCCGCCACCGCCGGAACAGCGGACGAGGAAGCCGAGAGCGAGCCGTAG
- a CDS encoding Lrp/AsnC family transcriptional regulator, protein MKTDAKAASAGDGFDALDRRLAHALQLDGRASFSSIAAVLGVSDQTVARRYSRLRTNGTLKVLGLAEARALGEVEWMVRVQCTPEAAVPVAEALARRSDTSWVSLMSGGTEITAVCRAASSEHSDALLLQKLPRTPSVVGVTAHCLLHEFYGGPRGIISKSGALTDEEIARLNPPPRDPEAEPFALPVRLGDADRRLFDALARDGRTPLAELAAVTGWSPTTVRRRLVELRASGTLYYDIDYDLRQYGYGVMVALWLSVAPAELAATGEALAAHPEVAFAGATTGPNNLFASVLCRDVGALYTYLTTRVAALPGVRTMESAPRIRQVKGPGPLTVTAPAGPGRRR, encoded by the coding sequence GTGAAAACCGACGCGAAGGCCGCCAGCGCCGGCGACGGCTTCGACGCGCTCGACCGCCGGCTCGCCCACGCGCTGCAGCTCGACGGCCGGGCGTCGTTCAGCAGCATCGCGGCCGTGCTCGGCGTCTCCGACCAGACCGTCGCCCGGCGCTACAGCCGGCTCCGCACCAACGGCACGCTCAAGGTGCTGGGACTGGCCGAAGCCCGGGCGCTGGGCGAGGTCGAATGGATGGTCCGGGTGCAGTGCACACCGGAGGCCGCGGTGCCCGTCGCCGAGGCACTGGCGCGCCGCTCGGACACCTCCTGGGTCAGCCTGATGTCCGGCGGCACCGAGATCACCGCGGTCTGCCGCGCGGCCAGCAGCGAGCACAGCGACGCCCTGCTGCTGCAGAAGCTGCCGCGCACCCCGAGCGTCGTCGGCGTCACCGCGCACTGCCTGCTGCACGAGTTCTACGGCGGCCCGCGCGGCATCATCAGCAAGTCCGGCGCGCTGACCGACGAGGAGATCGCCCGGCTGAACCCGCCGCCACGGGACCCGGAAGCGGAGCCGTTCGCGCTACCGGTGCGGCTCGGCGACGCCGATCGCCGGCTCTTCGACGCGCTCGCCCGTGACGGCCGCACGCCGCTGGCCGAACTCGCCGCCGTCACCGGCTGGTCGCCCACCACCGTCCGCCGCCGCCTCGTCGAACTGCGCGCGTCCGGGACGCTGTACTACGACATCGACTACGACCTGCGGCAGTACGGATACGGCGTGATGGTCGCCCTGTGGCTGTCCGTCGCACCGGCCGAACTCGCCGCCACCGGCGAGGCGTTGGCGGCCCACCCCGAGGTCGCCTTCGCCGGCGCCACCACCGGGCCGAACAACCTCTTCGCGTCCGTGCTGTGCCGGGACGTCGGCGCCCTCTACACCTATCTGACGACCCGCGTCGCGGCGCTGCCCGGCGTCCGGACGATGGAGAGCGCGCCCCGCATCCGCCAGGTCAAGGGGCCGGGACCGCTGACCGTCACCGCTCCGGCCGGCCCGGGACGGCGCCGGTGA
- a CDS encoding MFS transporter, protein MQSATGTAAGRTGGKWWPLVAVTLGNFLLLVDVTIVNTALPRIADGLHASFTSLQWVMDIYALALAALLMVAGSAADLFGRRRLYVAGLTLFALASLACGLAPDAGLLVAARAVQGVGAAAMFATNTPLLMAAYQGRDRGVAFGVWGGTSGAAAAIGPVLGGVLTEYADWRAIFLVNLPLTAVAVWITLRWVGESHGDGAHPRTDPGRGSAAARIDWPGAAAFTACAGALTYGLMRGGERGWTERGTLVALGGAALALLVFLVVERRVRRPLLDLGLLRRPSFAALMAAALLLQAAAFPYLTFVGLWVQNVLGLSPVQAGLAVTPMALTSLLVGALGGRYLQRAAPQLPVGIGLLLVGAGALLQYALLGAGSGWAALVPGLAVSGLGIGTAMPVLVSAALGAAPPQRAGMASGAVNTFRQLGYALGIALLGTVFADALHGLGPGTSRAAVGAAYVTGLTHIMLISGVVALAAGLLVLAVVRRGGDAGGAGHGGSGGRGTGADGGAEAAPARAGASAGV, encoded by the coding sequence ATGCAGAGCGCAACCGGGACGGCGGCAGGACGAACGGGCGGGAAGTGGTGGCCCCTGGTCGCCGTGACGCTCGGGAACTTCCTGCTGCTGGTCGATGTGACGATCGTGAACACCGCGCTGCCCCGGATAGCCGACGGGCTGCACGCGTCCTTCACCTCGCTCCAGTGGGTGATGGACATCTACGCGCTGGCGCTGGCCGCGCTGCTGATGGTCGCGGGCTCGGCGGCGGACCTCTTCGGGCGGCGCCGGCTCTACGTGGCCGGGCTGACGCTGTTCGCGCTCGCCTCGCTGGCCTGCGGACTGGCCCCGGACGCGGGCCTGCTGGTCGCGGCGCGGGCCGTCCAAGGCGTGGGCGCGGCGGCGATGTTCGCCACCAACACCCCGCTGCTGATGGCCGCTTACCAGGGCCGGGACCGCGGTGTGGCGTTCGGCGTCTGGGGCGGCACCAGTGGCGCCGCGGCCGCGATCGGCCCCGTACTGGGCGGCGTGCTCACCGAGTACGCGGACTGGCGGGCGATCTTCCTGGTCAATCTGCCGCTGACCGCGGTCGCGGTGTGGATCACGCTGCGCTGGGTCGGCGAGTCGCACGGCGACGGCGCGCACCCTCGGACGGACCCCGGCAGGGGGAGCGCCGCCGCCCGCATCGACTGGCCCGGCGCCGCGGCGTTCACGGCCTGTGCGGGCGCGCTGACGTACGGGCTGATGCGCGGCGGCGAACGGGGCTGGACCGAGCGCGGCACGCTCGTCGCGCTGGGGGGCGCCGCGCTCGCGCTGCTGGTGTTCCTCGTCGTGGAGCGGCGGGTGCGCCGGCCGCTGCTCGATCTGGGGCTGCTGCGCCGGCCGTCGTTCGCGGCGCTGATGGCGGCGGCGCTGCTGCTGCAGGCGGCGGCGTTCCCGTACCTGACGTTCGTCGGGCTGTGGGTGCAGAACGTCCTCGGGCTGAGCCCGGTGCAGGCGGGTCTGGCCGTCACGCCGATGGCGCTGACGTCGCTGCTGGTCGGCGCGCTGGGCGGCCGGTACCTCCAGCGGGCGGCTCCGCAACTCCCGGTCGGGATCGGCCTGTTGTTGGTGGGTGCCGGTGCGCTGCTGCAGTACGCGCTGCTCGGCGCCGGCTCGGGCTGGGCGGCGCTGGTGCCCGGGCTCGCGGTGAGCGGGCTGGGCATCGGGACGGCGATGCCGGTGCTGGTCTCGGCGGCGCTCGGCGCGGCGCCCCCGCAGCGGGCCGGCATGGCGAGCGGTGCGGTGAACACCTTCCGGCAGCTGGGCTATGCGCTGGGCATCGCCCTCCTCGGCACGGTCTTCGCCGACGCGCTGCACGGTCTCGGGCCCGGCACGTCCCGCGCGGCGGTCGGTGCGGCCTACGTCACCGGGCTGACGCACATCATGCTGATCTCCGGTGTGGTGGCGCTGGCGGCGGGGCTGCTGGTGCTGGCGGTCGTCCGGCGTGGCGGCGACGCGGGCGGTGCGGGGCACGGCGGGAGCGGCGGCCGCGGTACGGGGGCGGACGGCGGCGCGGAGGCCGCGCCGGCCCGGGCGGGGGCGTCGGCGGGGGTGTAG
- a CDS encoding MerR family transcriptional regulator: MFTIGDFARYGRVSARMLRHYDAIGLLRPARTDPVSGYRFYEAAQLARLNRIIALKDLGFSLQQVAAILAEELSAEELRGMLRLRQAELEAALTAAGARLTQVEARLRTIESEGRMSADDVVVKRTRTVLLAELRGVAASYGPEDIGPVITPLYAELCRLLETAGVTPAGPGLAYYEAVAGDAAAHEEGGDGAVVVHAGLAVTSEALAKAGATHDGSTGRPGVPDATGLGFDVVTVPGLECAATVVHRGPMSRILPTAQNLAHWIDENGYRSAGYARELYLECPPDQEKWVTEIQEPVARA, translated from the coding sequence ATGTTCACCATCGGAGACTTCGCCCGGTACGGCCGCGTGTCGGCCCGCATGCTGCGCCACTACGACGCGATCGGGCTGCTGCGCCCGGCCCGTACCGACCCCGTCAGCGGCTACCGCTTCTACGAGGCGGCCCAGCTCGCCCGGCTCAACCGCATCATCGCCCTCAAGGACCTCGGATTCAGCCTCCAGCAGGTGGCGGCGATCCTGGCGGAGGAGCTGAGCGCCGAGGAACTGCGCGGCATGCTGCGGCTGCGGCAGGCGGAGCTGGAGGCGGCGCTGACGGCGGCCGGTGCGCGGCTGACGCAGGTCGAGGCGAGGCTCCGGACGATCGAGAGTGAGGGACGCATGTCTGCCGACGATGTGGTGGTCAAGCGCACCAGAACGGTTCTGCTCGCCGAGCTGCGCGGGGTCGCCGCCAGTTACGGGCCGGAGGACATCGGACCGGTGATCACGCCGCTCTACGCCGAGCTGTGCCGGCTGCTGGAGACCGCCGGGGTGACTCCGGCGGGACCGGGACTGGCGTACTACGAGGCCGTGGCGGGGGACGCCGCGGCGCACGAGGAGGGCGGCGACGGGGCCGTCGTCGTCCACGCGGGACTCGCGGTCACCTCGGAGGCGCTGGCCAAGGCGGGCGCCACACACGACGGCTCGACGGGCCGCCCCGGCGTCCCCGACGCGACCGGCCTCGGCTTCGACGTCGTCACCGTGCCCGGCCTGGAGTGCGCGGCCACGGTGGTGCACCGCGGCCCGATGAGCCGGATCCTGCCCACCGCGCAGAACCTCGCGCACTGGATCGACGAGAACGGCTACCGCTCCGCCGGGTACGCCCGTGAGCTGTACCTGGAGTGCCCGCCGGATCAGGAGAAGTGGGTCACGGAGATCCAGGAACCGGTGGCCAGGGCTTAG